The Brassica napus cultivar Da-Ae chromosome C1, Da-Ae, whole genome shotgun sequence DNA segment AATTCAGATTTTTAGAGGGAATGTGGACACCTCAAGTAACTGATTGAGCTGTTGCCTGATAAATAAAAACTGTTACCCGAGGATCCCAAACAATGAAAATTCTTCCCAAAACATGCTCCGCATAATTTCCAAAAAACCTCCAACCACGAGGAATAGCATGAAGTATCCGATCtttattattttccaaaatatgAGTTTCCAAAAAAGCTCCGAACATAGGTTTGTAGATATTAATCCAGTCCTTAGTCATCGTGTGGCGTATGCTGCTGTTAAGCCCTCTTATGTTCCACgcaaaaaacattaataatatgggttttagtgtttagtgaccTTGCGGCCACTCCTCCTATTACGGGACTAGGAGGTAGGGATTTTCAACCTGCTCTGCCTCATCATCTGCAGTAGGTTGCTTCATGTCAGGATCTAAGCTGGTGCCAGCAGGTGGAATGGACGGTTCTGTAACTTGAGTGGAAACTGGCTCAACATTGTTCCCCTCATCAGCCGAGCAAGCAACTGGCTGAACAGACCCTTCTGAACCATGTAACGTACCAGCATTGTCAATTTGAAAATCTTGAACAGGAGAGCCAGAATCCACAGGAGTATCAACGCTTACAACTTCTTCTTCGGACGAATTCAGTGGAACATCTGAACCTGCCATCAGCACTCCCGGACTTCCTACTGTCCCAGTAGATTCGTGAACAATTATAGCAGCAACAAACTCAGGTGATGGAGGAACCTCCTCAACAATCTCACCATGTTCTATATCGTCGACAAGGTTTGGGGTAAGACTTTCAGAGCTAACATTATCAGCCCCACTATCTCCAGAGGAAGAGACAGGCTCTGCTAGCACAGCAGTAGGAGAGACAGACGGAGAGGCCTCATCAACCTGAGGTACAGAGTTTTGACGATCCTCTCCTGATTCAGATCGCTCTGGATGTGTTCCAATATCCGATTTCGAAGCAGCAGGCAGCTTTGGAGACCCAGTAGGAACACCCACCTTACAATCTTCATTCTTATGGTCATACTTCCCACAATTTAGGCACTTAATCGGGAGCCATGGATATGTCACATCAATAATCAGCTCATGCCCATTAGAGAAACCAGAGACAATGGTATCTGGGAGCCTTTTAGTAAGATCAACCTTAACGAACACCTTAGCCACCTGAAAATTCTGTTTCCTTCGAGTTTCTGGTGCGAGAGCAATTGGCCTTCCCACAGCAGTTGCAAGTCTGCTTAGACTCTCGTCATTGAACAAAAGATAAGGGACATTGAGCATCTCAACCTGAACCACAACACTAGTGAGAGGAGTCTCTTCTGGAGTGAAGTCAGGAGACCAAGGAGAGACAAACATTGGAACACCCGCAATATTCCAGCAAGAACGAGCAAGCAACGCTTCTCGAGTTCTGGCATTTATGACCTTCAGCAAGAATGCCCCCTTACCCAAGCTGTGAACATAAATATGAGGTCCTGACTTCGCCCAAATAGCATTCAAAACACCAATGATTCTACCCATCTGAGGGACATCACTGTGAAATTTAGCGTAGATAAAGTCTTTGAATTCCTTCTTCGCAGCTTGAATATTATCTTCAGGGATGAGAACAAATGGTACACCAGAACTATGCTCTGAGGGAATCCCCAATTTTAAAaggacttatattaaaaaacggagggagtaacaAATTGGACGCATTACCTAGGACATTTTTAACTACTATATAATTTGGATGTCAACCCCTgataaaaatagttattaaaagaaaatcttcggaccaacaaataaataaacattttgtCAAGTTTATTCCATTTTCGAATTTATTAAAGTTTTATGTtaaatgtatttgatattttgTGACTCATGGTTAATCTTTATAATTAGGTAGATgatattttaacatttaatgTAGTAAATGAAAAGGCGTATAactttaataatttttcatctcaatgtttttaatcataatatctagtAGTATTAGACTGAAATCGAGAGATTTTTACTAATTATTAGCATTGCATCACCAAATGAAGAAACACTACCAGAAATTATAACAGTTTTATAAATAGATTGAAATCTAGAGAAGTTGACGTTGGAGTTGGATCAATGTTTTCTTGTTTGGATAAacatgcactacaagaaaacagcggtattctgacggacattccgatgGAAAATGAAATgttcggaatatcccgaggaatttccgaggatattccgaggaaacacaaaatttggtttcctcggaatataccgacggaattccgaggaaatatcaatccgtcggaatattcttatggaataccgaggaaaaatgtattcctcggaaaaaaccgatgaattccgagtatatattatagccgttagagagccgttggagagccgttgggggattttaaaaattccgaggaaattccgacgaactagccgttggcgtcggaattccgttggaatttcctcggtctgtcggcaggatttcaactataaatacaagcacccctcttcctcttcattcactccatatcttcatcctccctcttactctctttacacaagaatttgattcataaaaaacatgtcttcttcaaattattttcgttcttggatagatcgacctcatttggatccgaacacgagattgcttacagaagaataccaacgaggtataaccgaattcatggggtaagttcaccgacaaccggaagcaaaaacaggtatgttaagatgttcttgctctaattgtaaaaatagaaaggttattaaagagtgggatgtttggactcatttatatttgagagggtttacacgaagttacaaaatttggtatcatcatggggaaactgattatgaacatggtagtactagcgaacctcagccagcggttagattagaagaaccaattagaacggatgtagattatggtgtaggtactgagcagatggtaaatgatcattttagaggggaagatttacccaatgcagaagctaggtgattttatgatatgttggatgctggaaagcaaccattgtacgaaggttgcagagatggtcattcagctttatcatctgctacaagattgatgggcattaaaacatattataatttggctgaagactgtgtggatgcgattgctgattttgtaaaaggtattctacccgaggataatgtagctcctggttcatactacgaggttcagaaactcgtagctggtcttggtttatcgtatcaggtaatagatgtatgcagcgagaactgcatgatttattggagggcggatgaacagcgggttaaatgcaaattttgtgggaagcctcgttataaagatacgagtggaagagttccagtgccatataaaaggatgtggtatttgcctttgacggaaaggttgcagaggttgtatctgtctgaacgtacagcgcaaccaatgagatggcatgcggagcactcaacagatggtgagatcagacatccttcagatgcaaaaacgtggaagcatttccaatcaaattatcccgactttgcgtatgagagaagaaatgtctaccttggattatgtactaatggtttcagcccgtttggcaagagtggaagaaattattctctatggccagtcattcttacaccatacaacctacccccaaacttgtgcttgcgacgagagtttttgtttctctcgattatcgttcccggaccagagcatcctaatagatcacttgatgtgtttcttcagccactaatatatgagttgcaacaactatgggctcaaggtgctgaaacatatgatgtttcgtgtaaagaaaactttcaaatgcgggcagtactaatgtggacaataagtgattttccagcatatggtatattatctggatggacaacgcatggaaggttatcatgtccatattgtcaagataacactgatgctttccaactaaaacacgaaaggaaaacgtgttggtttgactgtcacaggagattcctaccacctgatcatccatatcgtaggagtagaaatttgtttacgaagaacaagagggtgtttgacagtccacctccggaaatttgtgggaaagatttgaagacacaactaagaaattttggtgcagaaaggacaccagacgtcggtggacatgagcgttttccggtagatgctgttggagacctacataactggcacaaaaaagtattttctgggatctgccatactgggaggatcatctgctaaggcataatttagatgtcatgcatattgagaagaacttttttgacaatctcatgaacacgatccttaatgttcaaggtaaaacaaaggataatttgaagtcaagactagatttagtcgatatatgtgctcgttcagaacttcatgttgatgagaatggtagggctccttttcccatataccgacttgatgcagagggaaaagatgcgttctttgattggatttcaaacgatgtggaatttccagacggttacgcatctaatttgcgtaactgtatcgacaaaaaggaagaaaagtttactggctagaaaagccacgattgccatgtaatgatgcagcgcctccttccgtttgccttcaaggaactattaccacgaaatgttcatgaagcaatttcagggataagtggtttcttccgcaatttatgcacaagatcagtgactcttgaaggtattgaaaatttgaagactaacatagccgtgattcagtgcaaccttgagaagatatttcctccctcattttttgatgttatggagcatcttgttattcatctgacaagagaattggaacttggtggtcctatgcagtatagatggatgtatatgtatgagcggtatatgttccatttgaagaagatggtgaaaatttaagtagggtagaaggttctatagtcgcacagatgatcaatgaagaaacttcaaactttgccgagtactacttttcagcagaagttcagaccaaaaacagaagacctgctcggcatgatgatagaggcgaacgggcaacatatcatgttacggttccagacattttcacagacgttggacgacttagcggaaaaccaaaggaccgtcgacttactgagcagaagcccagtaatttgcaaacatatttgctcaccaactgcgaagatgttcttcaatatgagaggtaattaaattagcttacaaatttttattttaataagttgaaatttaaatcttaattaattacattattgtcatcatatgtacaggattttcatggcagaaaatcGGTTcaaatatagatacgccacagaggacgaactagaagaaatgaagcagagagaatttgctggatggatgtttacttatgtgagtgctttaaacaaattaaaatatcatttatcacatatttatactaattcacatttattgatataacatatatatgtgctattaataggtgtctgctggtttggccagaggtgaaacatttgacgattggatacgcgagatggtcgttaaaccaaactttgttgtgaagtcatatccgagattttgtactcgaggatatgcattcacaactcataagaggagacgttcgagtacgacttatgatgctggcgtttgttctgcatcagtagatgatgtatactacggacacatacatgagattttagaaatcaagtatttgggcatggttggattgcgctgtactgttttctattgtgattggcacgacaacactctagatcgaggtgtgagaacagatgcatttggtgttacatcagtaaattcgaggcgaaagctgcaatattatgatcctttcattattacttctcaggccgatcaggtaattaaatgttaattatccGGAATGATtaatcatcatgtgtattaatttataattttactaataatttttaaatgttacgggtttgttatatcaagtacccccgtataaggaacagagatgatccatgggttactgttacaagactcaacccgagaggccgagttcagggaagttctgagctggaagatccactacaaccaagcacatccggcaacttaagtgaagcagaagatttagctggagttggccttgtagtcgatttaaccgacttcggagaggaagccgtcgttcacgtagaggatgaactagtgattggagagtttcaccaagatccagattcagattcatctggtgatgatgactcggaaacagactagcatcgactttttgttttttttaatagaaataccgaggaaattccaagggAATATAGgttttcctcgaaatttcctcggaatagaccttgtcgatttagggatttgattatagagtttttttcctcggaattgcctcggaatattccgacggaattccgcggaagataagggtttcctcggaatttcctcggtaatttccgaggaaattccgaggaactaggagtttttaaccgaaaacaacattttgcggattgaataacacgtatataaccttcattaagtgtcttaaccagattatgaagtcaaactttggtgttttacccaataacaaacacttttacgattgcatgaacgaaaaccacacaacataagagaaacacttatacattttaataaacggtaaagggaatacttacaattatttttgaaatttgttatttcatggtttatgatcatctatacaaagaatcctcaatggtatgcattacaattgtataagaaatgaaatacggcaaaaaaaaatcgatgttttgaaaccccaaaccctgtttcctcggaatttcctcggtaatttccgaggaaattccgaggaactaggggtttttaaccgaaaacaacgttttgcggattgaataacacgtatataaccttcattaagtgtcttaaccagattatgaagtcaaactttggtgttttacccaataacaaacacttttacgattgcatgaatgaaaaccacacaacataagagaaacacttatacactttaataaacgataaagggaatacttacaattatttttgaaattttgttatttcatggtttatgatcatctatacaaagaatcatcaatggtatgcattacaattgtataagaaatgaaatacagcaaaaaaaaatcgatgttttgaaaccccaaaccctgtttcctcggaatttcctcagtaatttccgaggaaattccgaggaactaggtgttttaaccgaaaacaacgttttgcagattgaataacacgtatataaccttcattaagtgtcttaaccagattatgaagtcaaactttggtgttttacaataacaaacacttttacgattgcatgaacgaaacccacacaacataagagaaacacttatacactttaataaacggtaaagggaatacttacaattatttatgaaattttgttatttcatggtttatgatcatctatacaaagaatcatcaatggtatgcattacaattgtataagaaatgaaatacggcaaaaaaaatcgatgttttgaaaccccaaaccctgtttcctctgaatttcctcagaaatttccgaggaaattccgaggaactaggggttttttaaccgaaaacaacgttttgcggattgaataacacgtatataaccttcattaagtgtcttaaccagattatgaagtcaaactttggtgttttacccaataacaaacacttttacgattgcatgaatgaaaaccacacaacataagagaaacacttatacactttaataaacggtaaagggaatacttacaattatttttgaaattttgttatttcatggtttatgatcatctatacaaagaatcctcaatgatatgcattacaattgtataagaaatgaaatacggcaaaaaaaatcgatgttttgaaaccccaaaccctgtttcctctgaatttcctcagaaatttccgaggaaattccgaggaactaggggttttttaaccgaaaaaaacattttgcggattgaataacacgtatataaccttcattaagtgtcttaaccagattatgaagtcaaactttggtgttatacccaataacaaacacttttacgattgcatgaatgaaaaccacacaacataagagaaacacttatacactttaataaacggtaaagggaatacttacaattatttttgaaattttgttatttcatggtttatgatcatctatacaaagaatcctcaatgatatgcattacaattgtataagaaatgaaatacggcaaaaaaaatcgatgttttgaaaccccaaaccctgtttcctcggaatttcctcggaaattcctcggtaatttccgaggaaattccgaggaactaggtgttttaaccgaaaacaacgttttgcggattgaataacacgtatataaccttcattaagtgtcttaaccagattatgaagtcaaactatggtgttttacccaataacaaacacttttacgattgcatgaacgaaaaccacacatcataagagaaacacttatacactttaataaacggtaaagggaatacttacaattatttttgaaattttgttatttcatagtttatgatcatctatacgaagaatcctcaatggtatgcattacaattgtataagaaataaaatacagcaaaaaaaatcgatgttttgaaaccccaaaccctgtttcctctgaatttcctcggaaatttccgaggaaattccgaggaactaggggttttttaaccgaaaaaaacattttgcggattgaataacacgtatataaccttcattaagtgtcttaaccagattatgaagtcaaactttggtgttttacccaataacaaacacttttacgattgcatgaacgaaaaccacacaacataagagaaacacttatacactttaataaacggtaaagggaatacttacaattatttttgaaattttgttatttcatgttttatgatcatctatacaaagaatcctcaatggtatgcattacaattatataagaaatgaaatacggcaaaaaaaatcgatgttttgaaactccaaaccctgtttcctcggaatattttcatttaaccgggtaaaccaagccgccaaatatttcgcgaaaattgaattaatgatttccgaggaaattccgactgaaatatttaattattccgaggaaattccgacggacattttccgtcggacgcctcattttattaggtcgaaccagatcttcttccccatttctctcttcctctccgccaagctctctcttctctctcgcgATTTCCGGCGTTTCCTCCCTTCTCTCTCGCGATTTCCGGCGAATCCGCCCTAATCCTCCTCAATTTCAGTCACTGCatcatgtatgaaccctatcccactctcttaggttagatttgttaggtttttaagtagatttgatgattttggaatgatatttttagatttttgttagggtgaatggtaggattgtgtaaaatcgagtttgattatggtattcacttgatttggaatttttttatagtttttattaattttgtggttataaaaatctaattgataattatgtatatataatatgaaaacgttttttgtatataaaatctattttttgcattataaaatcatttatatatttattaaacatttttaatatctataaaacttttttgtgattaaaaactattaattgggatttaaaaaatatatatatataatataaatttctatatttattaaacatttttaatattattaaaactattttttgtaattattaaactattttttatttattaaaactattttttgtaattattatactattttttatttattaaaactagtttttgtaattattaaactatttatatttgtgattaaaaactattttttaaatatgttttttatttattaaaattattagaactaatttttaaatatattttttttaatttacaggtctaatgatgatcagacctggcctcgacagcgtcgtggtcgtggtggtagggggagccagtctcgggattccagccagaTTCAGGATTccgcttcgccccacagctcctaccatacatctccctctccatttcCCTCTCCATttcccgctcatgctcctcccactcccgctgctgcacccgctcctgctcctcctggtcctccgggagtgatgagtgttgcggagttggttcgacagcccggtcgtgaccatcttccctatctcactccgtatccacattgacggggtcaaacatggtaattaaacgtattttttttcattaaaatttgattcataattaataatttgttctttttattaggttcaaccgatccgggaacgggatcagcgcatggatcaaccatatgatgtactcggccttcgacaagggacatccgactttcactgacttccctaccgacaagcagcatttgtggtttcgtcagtttgcggtaagtattctaattttttacttatatttttaatctttaatataaattttctactaattgtgttttttttcagcaagaattcaactgaaattccgatgatacgctctttatctatcaccacttcgtccataatttattgaactatatttttatttatttaactatttttttttattaaaaggtcccaaagtcgattaacgacacggtctggaaggagttgtgtgtgcattggggtacggaagagacgaaagaaacttcttccaccaactccaccaaccgcaggagcgagcgtaaagggaagggcgtcttcaagcataacttgggtgctcaatctattgccactctgggggatcgcatggtaagtttagccgctttttcttcaattatttaagttttgaaattttattttttgtgcatttattctaatttctaatgtttgtttaatttatgtttttttcaaggcggaagaaaatgatggagagccggttgatgatctcgccctaatgaagaggacgtataccaacaagaagaccggccagattgatgatggtcttgtgagggaagtggtcaccctggtccaaactcaggtgcaagacgaagtgtctcagcttcaaaccgaggatgacgattctacggcttcgaccaacttgtcccgggttcgaatcaacgaaatcattcaatcggtaagttctttttttttaagttcaattaatttatttct contains these protein-coding regions:
- the LOC106428267 gene encoding uncharacterized protein LOC106428267; this encodes MVNGSSSASPVRRKRGDSYHTQHKTTYPFSDWEIKRLAKAEGLKLVKAESKFELSHYPGYTNKREHSSGVPFVLIPEDNIQAAKKEFKDFIYAKFHSDVPQMGRIIGVLNAIWAKSGPHIYVHSLGKGAFLLKVINARTREALLARSCWNIAGVPMFVSPWSPDFTPEETPLTSVVVQVEMLNVPYLLFNDESLSRLATAVGRPIALAPETRRKQNFQVAKVFVKVDLTKRLPDTIVSGFSNGHELIIDVTYPWLPIKCLNCGKYDHKNEDCKVGVPTGSPKLPAASKSDIGTHPERSESGEDRQNSVPQVDEASPSVSPTAVLAEPVSSSGDSGADNVSSESLTPNLVDDIEHGEIVEEVPPSPEFVAAIIVHESTGTVGSPGVLMAGSDVPLNSSEEEVVSVDTPVDSGSPVQDFQIDNAGTLHGSEGSVQPVACSADEGNNVEPVSTQVTEPSIPPAGTSLDPDMKQPTADDEAEQVENPYLLVPTSLWTGLEDLQATTLVSRCHWVVLGDFNQILRTEHHSNHLSARVDTAGIEDINLSLQKTELFEAQAKGLTYTWKNNQDENPISTKIDHAFINHQWTSTFPDSFAEFLEPSQSDHTPCLFRLPSHTRRVRKPFKFFHHVIDQPQYFELVNEG